In Topomyia yanbarensis strain Yona2022 chromosome 2, ASM3024719v1, whole genome shotgun sequence, one DNA window encodes the following:
- the LOC131678541 gene encoding cuticle protein CP14.6-like, translating into MKFVIVLVAAIAAVSAQIRPLAVPLRPVPYGGPEASAVILNQVYEPNPDGSYIYSYETSNGIRAEQRGFLKNPGTPGEAQVMQGSYSYTGPDGVVYTINYIADENGYRAEGAHIPSAPRYNPRFPAPFK; encoded by the coding sequence GTGATCGTGCTCGTTGCTGCGATTGCGGCCGTGTCAGCTCAAATTCGCCCCCTTGCGGTTCCGCTACGACCGGTGCCCTACGGAGGTCCGGAGGCCAGCGCTGTTATTCTGAATCAAGTGTACGAACCCAATCCCGATGGTTCCTATATATACAGTTATGAAACGAGCAATGGAATTCGTGCCGAGCAGCGTGGCTTCCTAAAAAATCCAGGAACTCCCGGAGAAGCTCAGGTGATGCAGGGATCCTACTCATACACCGGCCCCGACGGAGTTGTCTACACCATAAACTATATAGCCGATGAGAACGGATACCGCGCGGAGGGAGCCCACATCCCATCTGCCCCACGGTATAACCCACGCTTCCCAGCACCGTTCAAGTAA